The Streptomyces griseorubiginosus genome has a window encoding:
- a CDS encoding IS110 family transposase — translation MTWAIDLNSDGAALMIALLTDNGQQVLYILGRTVHHASGSYAETGRVTRRTFIIADQARMRRDLQTMHRGDDIAVDLRILTSRRLDVAADRTRAINRMRARLLEYFPALNGPSTTALPRRPWCC, via the coding sequence GTGACCTGGGCAATCGATCTCAACTCCGACGGGGCGGCGCTGATGATCGCCCTGCTGACCGACAACGGGCAGCAAGTCCTCTACATCCTCGGCCGCACCGTCCACCATGCCTCCGGCTCCTACGCGGAGACGGGAAGAGTGACGCGAAGGACCTTCATCATCGCGGACCAGGCCCGCATGCGCCGCGATCTGCAGACCATGCACCGTGGTGACGACATCGCCGTCGACCTGCGCATCCTCACCTCGCGCCGGCTCGACGTTGCCGCGGACCGCACGAGGGCGATCAACCGGATGCGAGCCCGGCTGCTGGAGTACTTCCCTGCCCTGAACGGGCCTTCGACTACAGCACTTCCAAGGCGTCCCTGGTGCTGCTGA
- a CDS encoding OsmC family protein, whose protein sequence is MINGVDTDALSQTVDAVRDKPELAQVTFGVQSEWSGGAHQRATTTAPRQNGEVIASRTATYVFESDEPTALLGTDKAANPAEYILQGLAGCYAVTYASVAATRGIELSSLSLDLQVDFDLQGFLGIDKSVRPGAQEIRVDVHAQSPNATAEQLQELTELVQQRSPIRETLANPVKVTTTLVTDEAQ, encoded by the coding sequence ATGATCAACGGTGTCGACACGGACGCTTTGAGCCAGACCGTGGATGCGGTCCGGGACAAGCCCGAATTGGCCCAGGTCACCTTCGGCGTCCAGTCTGAATGGAGCGGGGGCGCCCACCAGCGGGCCACCACGACCGCCCCCCGACAGAACGGTGAAGTCATCGCCAGCCGTACCGCCACGTACGTCTTCGAGTCGGACGAGCCCACAGCGCTGCTCGGCACGGACAAGGCGGCAAACCCTGCCGAGTACATCCTCCAGGGCCTGGCAGGCTGCTACGCGGTGACCTACGCGTCGGTCGCGGCCACGCGTGGCATCGAGCTGAGCTCTCTGAGCCTGGATCTGCAGGTCGACTTCGACCTCCAGGGCTTCCTCGGCATCGACAAGTCCGTCCGTCCGGGAGCACAGGAGATCCGGGTGGACGTCCATGCGCAGTCGCCGAACGCGACGGCCGAGCAGCTCCAGGAACTGACCGAGCTCGTCCAGCAGCGCTCCCCGATCAGGGAGACACTGGCCAACCCCGTCAAGGTGACGACGACCCTGGTGACGGACGAGGCTCAGTAG
- a CDS encoding NAD(P)H-dependent oxidoreductase produces the protein MNVLWVFAHPEPRSLSGALRDDSLQTLRNLGHDVRESDLYAMKWNPVVDAADYGTEAADERLQVGAASARAYAGGMLSPEIVAEQEKLAWADAVVVQFPLWWFGVPAILKGWIDRVFVKGFAYGLSGDDGRTLHYGEGRLAGKRAMVVVTGGASEAALGPRGINGSLDDLLFSLQHGTFFYTGMSVLPPYAVYGADRVPPEQFTEARGALRERLRTLETTQPLPYRSRNSGDYDENMVLEEAHVPGETGFAIHLR, from the coding sequence ATGAACGTGTTGTGGGTATTCGCCCATCCCGAACCCCGCTCGCTGAGCGGCGCCCTCCGCGACGACAGCCTCCAGACACTCCGGAACCTCGGCCATGACGTCCGCGAGTCGGATCTGTACGCGATGAAGTGGAACCCGGTCGTCGACGCGGCCGACTACGGCACCGAGGCCGCCGACGAGCGGCTGCAGGTCGGGGCGGCGTCCGCCCGTGCGTACGCCGGGGGCATGCTGAGCCCGGAAATCGTTGCCGAGCAGGAGAAACTGGCCTGGGCGGACGCGGTCGTCGTGCAGTTCCCGCTGTGGTGGTTCGGCGTCCCCGCGATCCTCAAGGGCTGGATCGACCGCGTGTTCGTGAAGGGTTTCGCGTACGGCCTGTCCGGCGATGACGGCCGCACACTCCACTACGGCGAGGGCAGACTGGCGGGCAAGCGCGCGATGGTGGTCGTGACGGGCGGCGCCAGCGAAGCGGCGCTGGGCCCGCGCGGCATTAACGGTTCACTGGACGACCTGCTGTTCAGCCTCCAGCACGGGACGTTCTTTTACACCGGGATGTCGGTCCTCCCGCCGTACGCGGTGTACGGCGCCGACCGGGTGCCCCCGGAGCAGTTCACCGAGGCCCGCGGCGCGCTGCGCGAGCGGCTGCGCACGCTGGAGACGACGCAGCCGCTGCCGTACCGCTCCCGCAACAGTGGCGACTACGACGAAAACATGGTTCTCGAGGAGGCGCACGTGCCCGGTGAGACCGGGTTCGCGATCCACCTCCGGTAA